In the Zingiber officinale cultivar Zhangliang chromosome 5A, Zo_v1.1, whole genome shotgun sequence genome, AACTATCCTCAACAGAACATGTGATCAAATATCGTTTGAACACCAAGAAAATATGGAATGATATAGATTGAGTGGCTTAGATCAGTTATTTTATCAAATAAGTTTAAGTAGTTTGATTCTAGTTTGACTCGTATgtaatgtttattttttaaaaaataaaaattgtatTGATCGATTAGACAAATACATCACTATAGAAGTCGTTCTTAATTTAATCTACTGAACCGACTGGTCCAGTGCAATTATTAGAACACTGCAAGCAACATGAACCTTGAATGAAAAGGAGTGTCCACTATACCTCAACCTTTCAACGTCTTCGAGACGAATGATtcttgatgaatcacataatgatATATTATCTATATGGGGCCCTTTTTGATATGTTAGACAGATTGATTtgaatactttttaaaaatatattttattacatcttttttaaaaattaaataaatctttttattctaattaaattttacttttcTAAAAGATAATATTATTAGAAGATTCATAAAAATACAagtgaaattatttttttaaagataacttagTTTGAAACATTAAAATTTCAACTCAAAATTCATCAATttctaaaattatcttttaacAAAATTCATAAATAATCTGTTTCAATTCAAAATAAATTGAACAATTAGATTAATAATTCCATAATCCATCTAAAAGATAGATAACAAATTATCAAGAATAACTTTAATTATGTAGTTATGAGTTAATTGTATCATCAAAATATaaggaataaaatataatttaatattatttagttAAATAATactcattaaaaaaatttaaaaataaattttttttattaacctcataattatttaaaatctcttacttataagataattaaattttggattttgGATTATTGTTGATGATGTTACATTAATCACTCGTTACTTGAACAAATTAATCAAATAACATATTTTTTTatagataattaaaattattaataataaattttaatcaaatatGTCTTTAGATGAggggaaggaaaaaaaatatatactacgCCAAATAAGAAAGACACAATTAAAGATGAGATTATTAGGGCATTCATATTCCCATTAATGTGTGAATATGTTAAgactgttttattttatttttttttaatttatagataTTAACGTGTTAATATTATAATTGCACTAAAAATATCCATGTTGATATTAACACTCCAAATATTGGGATGGGCTTTAGTTGGATGTGCCGGTTTTAATCGGCATTTGATGGATGTGGTCTCGCCAAATAACTCCTCAGAGAATTAACGGCTGAGATTGGTTGCGGGGATGCATCGAAGGCAGGGTTGATGCGTCCACGTGCCCGGATCGAGCGGATGGATTGCATGCGCCAGAATCCAGATGACGTCAGCGAATATAACGCGACCCCGGCAGGCCTAATCCAGCGGAGATCTGCCCTCCTCATCGCGCGCGATGCCGACGTCGCTTTCCGGCTCCTCGAGGTCCGACACGTATGCCGAAGGCGCAACTTGGCACTGGGCGCAAGCTGTCGCAAGGTCGCTGTCGGAGACCACGTGGCGAAAGACGCGGCGCCTCACGCGTCGCTTCGCCTTTACGATGTCGCGCAAGTGGGGAGAGGCGGACACGCGACTTGCTTTCTTTCGCGGATCCCGTCTTTTGCGGGGCCCGCAAACGGGTCCTACGCGCTGGGTCGAGCACATGGCCAGCTCGCCAGAGCCCGCGCCGTCACGAGTGCCTACCGGGTGGCGGAGGACGCGTGCCGGTGGAAGGTTCATGGGCCCGCAGGCTCGACGGACACCTGCCCGATAGCTTTCCCAATGAGGGGGCGGAAGAATCGCGCCGCTTGTTTCGCGACGACGCAGCCTGCGGCGACTACCGAAACGTGCCCGCCGTGGGGTGTCCGAGGTAGACACGTGTCGCACCTCAGCGGAGCGCTCAACCCCCTCcttccttccctttcttctcctcttctgcaCTTCTTTTGTTCGCCTTCTCGTTTATCGCTAATTGCGTCCTCTGTCGTTGTCCCCGTAATAATGGAATTCTGAACGTTGTATTTATCAGTTCCACTCAAAGGAGGCAAGGTCTTTCTTTTCGGTTTCTTCGCGCCCCGCGGATCATATTTTTCGCGCGTTTTCCATGTCTATTTATCAGAAGATCTTAATCAAACTCGAATCCAGCGAGCCGGTGttggtaaaaaaaattgaattttagaTCAAATTTCATTTTTTTGGTGGAGTTTTGGTAGTTTCATCGTTTATTAGATTTCTTCGGTTTTGGATCTCTTGGTGGTGGAGGACGAGGAAGGGAGACGGAGAAAGGGCAGCGGCGATTAGGTATGGAGAAGTCCCCGAGAGATCTTTTGCGGAGATTCGTGGGTAATGGCGTCGGAGAAGAGCCAACGGAGATGGTGGAAGGGGACTCCGACGAGATCGAGCTCAGCCTCGGGCTCTCCCTCGGCGGGTGCTTCGGCGCAGAACGCAAAGGGAAAAAGCTGGTCCGCTCCACCTCCGTCGCTTCCTTCTTGACGCTGCCGAAGGAGCCTGAGTTCCCTGCCGTCCCCGTTGCCGCCTTGACGAGGACGAGCTCTCTGCCCTCGGAGACGGAGGAGGATCTGAGGAAGCGGAAGCAGATGCAGAGCTTGAAGCGATTGGAGGCGAAGAGGAAGAGATTGGAGAGGAAAAATTCCATCCGGTCGCCGAAGCCAGGGCTGCCCGGGGAGAAGCATGATGAAGATGCCGTTGGAGCTAAAGTTTCAACGGTAGCGGCAGGGGCGGCTCACGTCATGGTTAACCATGGCCACCTTGGATTGAACTGCGCAAAAGCTGGCGTTGCTCCACCAGACCAACCAACATGGCTGGTCGGACTGCCTCCGAGAAAACTGACAACTGCTTCCATATCACAGGGTTCTAGTTGCTCTCAGGGCAGCTGCGCCAGCATCGCGACCAATTCAGAATCCCCGGCTACACATGGTATTGAAGAACAATTATGTCATTGTTTCGTTTCTGTTTCAATCACTGACAGCAAAGCTTTTACATATGCCTTGATAAATCAGCTTCCTTATTTATAGTGTAAACCAATTTAGATACCAATTACTAATCTTTTCCACCAAGTAATGCTAATGTCTTCAACCAAACAAGGAAAAAAACTGCTAATGTATTCATGTTCTAAACGTCTTAGGTTGAAGATTTAGGTAGAATCAGGGCACCAAACAACCCTGATACTGAGATTTTTTCTGCTATCTGTAATGCTTAGAAGTTCTTAATTACTATCTAAGAATAGTTAGGAGTAATTTCAGTGCATGATGAGTGCATGATTAAAGAGGAGCAGTATATTTTGTTGGTTCAATAGCATTGTACAAACTTCTATTTAGCTATGACATCTATTACCCAACAATAAAAACATTATTTAGGTAGGTGGTCTATGTACCAAACAACTAGGTCTTACACAACTTGATAATGATAAGGTAGAGATGGTGCATCAAAGCATCAAGTTATCGTATATGATCttcaattatttatttatttatttttgcttgtTCTCAAATTTCAACCTTCGGGGTTGATCTACTCTTCTGTGATCCATATAGTTCAATCTTGATAGAGATTCTATGTAGTAGGCCTCCAAATAATTGAGGTAATTATGGTTCAAGTATAATAATGTCTTGCCATTGCGCACTCGCATTACGTGTTTAATATAATGCATTAATAcgcataaattatataaaatgaaTATTTACTGTCAAGTAATTAAACAACATTATTCAATGCTAGTAGAAATTAGGTTATGCATCTGGGATTTGAGAATGATAAGAAGTTGAAATTACTTagtgtgaaaagaaaaaaaagggatatTACCATAACTTAATTTTGGGCTTCACCAAATCAATTGAGAAATCATTTGAGAGTTCGTTATTAAAGGTccatattcttaattaaatagtaagatGATGATAGTATATGATTTTGTACTTTTCACTTGAGTTGTACATAGATCTTCGACTAATTGTTATAGTTTTAGTTATATATTAGTCTAGTGATCTAACATTTATTTTAATCACAATGATTTCCTTGAACATGTATTTATTTTAACTAGCGaatgaaaattcaaagttaaaatttgtTTCTTTTTAATTCTCAAATGTATTCTTTGACAGGATTGAACTCCATGATCCCCTTAGCAAACAGTCACACTAAGAACGATGAAACTGTTATGAATCCTCTTATTTCCTGGGGTGGAAAAACTATGCTTAATCCTGGAAGAGATGGCAGGGCACAACCAATGCTGGTCACTGCAAGATCAAATGGAGTGAAGGagctggagaagaagatgatcgaAACGATGCCCTTCGTATCAACCAAGGGCAACGGGCCTAATGGGCATAGGATACAAGGCTTCCTGTACAAGTACAGGAAGGGGGAAGAGGTGAGAATAGTGTGTGTATGCCACGGCAGCTTCCTCACCCCTGCAGAGTTCGTTGAGCATGCAGGTGGCCTCGACGTTGCCAATCCTCTCCGGCACATTGTGGTCAGTCCTTCTCCTTTCACCTTGTGACATGTAACTTACTCTATTCTCAAAAATGATACTGATTGCAACAGCTGTAAATATTTTCTACTCATCAGCAAcacaaattttccttaatttgtaCGATATGTGGATATATAAAGAACGAAAGCATGGCACCAGTtgaatttccaaacacttgtctttTTTCGAACATGCACACTCAATCATTTGACATATGAACGCTCTTAAATAGATTGAATATATTGGGTTGTCAGCAATTCAGTGTCGAGACCATTCAATCTGATAGTAGTAAAAGAAAACCCctctaatttataattttaaagttagtttttcatAATTATGTTGTTGTGACTGTTGAAATTTGTGATGGAAGCAGTATTGAGTTCGTTTAATCTAATTGTAACCAAATTTCTTGAAATTTATGGTGGTTATAAATTGTTCATGGATGGAGCATTTCAGAATGTAGGAGACATGCTGGGTTGCATTTGTACAAGTTGTGTGATACATTTTCAGAGAGCTTACacaagtttttttattaaaactttttttGTCATCCTGAGAAGTTAGGAAAGGTTTGAGATGTAACTATAGAAAGTGTGAAtagtaattttatttagttttattgtatttttactctcatattttttttttagccAAAGATTTACTTTGAATTGTATTAAATTATTTATCTTAAGTGGTATCATAGTTAgaaattgttaaattaaaatGTTGTATTTGTGCTGGATGAAGCAGTTACACATTTAATCTCAATAAGTGATAGCATAGTTGAGATTGTTTGATTCTGAAATGTTGTATTTGGGATCTTCATAGTGGATGAAACAGGTAGCACAAAGACAAATTATGTTAGGATGGTGAGAATTTACTTAAACTATTAGTGagtgttgtatttaaaagttattATCATCATCTACCTAGTGGAGAAAATGCTAAGCTATCTTATGCCAAAGAGAGTAGCAAATAATAGAGAGATGTAATCACTCTTTATCAGATTATACTTAGTGTGGATCGAGTATATAACATAAGGCATTAGATAGAAATTGGATGTATCTTTGTTTTATTTCAATCCATTTCAAGAGGACAAAGATAAAGTATCTtatcacattttaaaagataagCTGAAATTATTACATATATttatataaagaaaggaaaaattcATCATCAAGATTTGAATAGGAGTGTAGTGGTCACCGAGAGAACAAGGACAAAATAGAAATTATAAAGGTGAGTGTTCTAGCAATATTGATTTGTATATGAATGTTGATGGTTGCTTAGCAAATTGTCTGAACAAGGAAATAAAAATACACATTAGTTATATTAGTTTTTGCTATCTCATGGGAAAACAATCCATCTTCTATAGTTGATATTTAAATTCAACTGGTGCTATGCTTGCTTGCATTAGGAaacaggtatttttttttttaagaaaaattaatacATGTGGAATTAAGATTTTGAAGGACAACTTGAAGGAGTAAGAGTACAACACATGTTATTAGGATAAGATAATCTTTGAGGGATAACTTAGTAAGAGTACTACACATGTTAAGATAaaatagacctgaccacggttcggaaccgacggttcgacggttcggaaccgccggttcgacggttccaggcaggtcgacccttaaccttaaccgcccaagacggttacggttcacggttcagaaccgccggttcacggttcggttcacggttcgtcacggttcgtcacggttcaagattaatatgttaataaaaattaaaaattaaaaattaaacattaaacattaaaaattagaaattaaaatttattaaaaaaagggcttgcacttatttaagttgtctacgtatccctttaggggaatcaaagcccacgtagttcttttacatttttatccttttacattttcattcacttccatttcctgttcctgtcgtatttgttccttcagtatcaaaatcttcaacttcgtcatctgaaagttgcattccttggattcttttctccgctctggtccaatcgtccaataATGTTTGGGCTTCCgaggagtcgggagacaaagttgatcgtcgttcatctaatatgttgccgccggcactgaacgtctactccacagcaacagttgacactggacaagctaaaatttcttttgtgatcacggagagaacgggaaagctttgagccttctgtgaccaccactttaagatatcgaagttttcgctatctgcttcattaaaatcaaaagaagtcgtaaaataattctcaagttcctgtgtggaacttgaggatccccgtggacgttttgtctgttcttttaataagagttgtgcttttgtaagttttaaattactactagtagtttgttgaatttcagaaatattaatttgtgttccatattttgcataatattgattataaatatcatataaataaatcctaacattatatataatattagctggatcgggaagaagaatctttaattggaattaaagcatcataatataaagttaacatttcttgtaaaacttctaatttaaatctaggatctaaagcaaatgcaattaaataaatttcaggaattaaataaaaatatttttcccatttagttttcatagctaagatgcaaggagataaagattcattattaatatgttcatttaaaactaatactatattagaaaaattttctaaaactaattgagcagtgggataataaacaccggaaagttgttcggttgcatcattaaatacttttaaaatttcacaaatactactacaaatattccattgttgtgaaaataaatatatattagtattagtgttttgtgcaaaaaatgaacataataattctttatattgaaatgaatcttgtaataattggtatgttgaattccaacgtgttggtacatcacgtgaaatttttaggtctcattccattaattttacaaaacctaccccattgtttcattatagatggatgagaccataaataagaaattgcaattctaattggtttaatataactttctaaaatttttaaaccatcttgaacacataaatttaaaacatggcatacacaacgaatatgaaaaataaacctccaataataggttgacaaacaaattttagatcatctatacaagcggtattagaactagcattatctaatgatattgaaaatattttatgagttaaaccatattcttctaaaattaaacataataattgtgcgatattatgagcattatgtgattcatcaaaactctataagctaataattttttggagattccaagagttatcgatccaatggcaagtcatacccatatatgaatgtgtttgcaatgatcactccaaatatcggaacataaagaaactttattatctaatttactaaattcatcaattaaattctttttccttgttttactaatttttaattgtacgagtaagtgtagtcctaggaacacgtttagcacatggattaagagattctttacaaaaatcttcaaatgtgcatttagatccaaaactaaaagaaagatgttctacggaaacaaatttagctaatgattctcttaatttattatccgaatataaaaataaaccggaatcggtactaccgctagttgaagaaaatcttgataattgtgtttgagaacggtcgagtccatattccgtcgggtgcttcgtttctacatgtcgtttcaacgacccatagccgccgccggcttggaatttgtaggaagcattgcagtgcttacattttgcacgcatttctacctatggaagagtgaccttctcaaaatgtttagtaaaaatagaagattttagaggaggaagttcccgaaccttagaagtaattgcatcggtacttccttgtgtgtcgggtgtcggattcggaagatgctcaatctcatcatcggtggattgaatgttggggtcctcctcccgcggattcattatttgctttcccttccgagctcgagatgatgcacctccgcggcctccttccattgtaattgaaaacgaaagcgtgtagagattagagaatacgaaaatgagattaagagtagagaagatgtgtgtgaaaaatgatgaaataagctctctatttatagagttttgatagtaacggacactaaatcatagccattgatcaaaaaacggtcaaatgatcctaaccgttgaaaaaaaatacctaaaaaccccccccaacggctacgaaccgccggttaaccggcggttccaacggctatgaaccgccggttaaccggcggttcaagccgtttaaaaaaaaaaaaaaaaaaattctgcggCTGAACCGCCAGTTCAACCCGCCGGTTATACatccaatgaaccggaaccggcccggcaacttgccgggccggttccggttcgacccggcgaaccgggtcaacgggcaaccggcccgttgacccggttacgggcccgggccgggtccgggccagacccggcccggggtcgggtctaagaT is a window encoding:
- the LOC121980526 gene encoding ninja-family protein 6-like; this encodes MEKSPRDLLRRFVGNGVGEEPTEMVEGDSDEIELSLGLSLGGCFGAERKGKKLVRSTSVASFLTLPKEPEFPAVPVAALTRTSSLPSETEEDLRKRKQMQSLKRLEAKRKRLERKNSIRSPKPGLPGEKHDEDAVGAKVSTVAAGAAHVMVNHGHLGLNCAKAGVAPPDQPTWLVGLPPRKLTTASISQGSSCSQGSCASIATNSESPATHGLNSMIPLANSHTKNDETVMNPLISWGGKTMLNPGRDGRAQPMLVTARSNGVKELEKKMIETMPFVSTKGNGPNGHRIQGFLYKYRKGEEVRIVCVCHGSFLTPAEFVEHAGGLDVANPLRHIVVSPSPFTL